One stretch of Bradyrhizobium canariense DNA includes these proteins:
- a CDS encoding MFS transporter: protein MTITATAPTVDIERDKINSIVFASSIGTIIEWYDFLIYATAAALVFNKAFFPTFDPLAGTLAALGSYAVGFVARPLGAALFGHYGDRLGRKSMLVLTLFIMGLSTFCIGLLPTYASIGILAPILLIVLRVIQGIGLGGEWGGASLMVLEHAPIDRRGFYTSFVQIGFPIGLVLATLVFSLVTKLSDADVQAYGWRIPFLISILLLAIGTFVRSRVPETPVFEGLKMRDGLSSNPFGEAIGKNTKSFLIAVGLKLSEVSWVYMLTVFVVVYATTRLGLSKPMMLNAVLYAALLELITLPLFGWLSDKIGRRPLFIVGALFTIVFAFPLFWMLESKSAAVVFIAMMLAMNFGHGLMFASESAYFPELFGPRVRYSGATFGFQLSAAIGGGFAPIVATAMAGYIGGTTGVSIMLVVLGLITLTAALAARETVGGSLTE, encoded by the coding sequence ATGACCATCACGGCAACCGCGCCGACCGTCGATATCGAGCGCGACAAGATCAATTCCATCGTGTTCGCAAGCAGCATCGGGACCATCATCGAGTGGTACGATTTTCTGATTTACGCGACCGCGGCGGCACTCGTGTTCAACAAGGCATTTTTCCCGACCTTCGACCCGCTGGCCGGCACCTTGGCTGCGCTCGGCAGCTATGCCGTCGGCTTTGTAGCGCGGCCGCTCGGCGCCGCATTATTCGGCCATTACGGCGATCGGCTCGGCCGCAAATCCATGCTGGTGCTGACGCTGTTCATCATGGGCCTGAGCACCTTTTGCATCGGCCTGTTGCCGACCTATGCTTCGATCGGGATCCTGGCGCCGATCCTGCTGATCGTGCTGCGCGTCATCCAGGGCATTGGCCTTGGCGGCGAATGGGGCGGCGCCTCGCTGATGGTGCTGGAGCACGCCCCGATCGACAGGCGCGGCTTTTACACGAGCTTCGTGCAGATCGGCTTTCCGATCGGACTGGTGCTGGCGACGCTGGTATTCTCGCTGGTTACCAAATTATCCGACGCCGACGTCCAGGCCTATGGCTGGCGCATCCCGTTTCTGATCAGCATTCTCTTGCTGGCAATCGGAACGTTCGTACGGTCGCGCGTACCTGAGACGCCGGTGTTCGAAGGCCTCAAGATGCGCGACGGCTTGTCCAGCAATCCCTTCGGCGAAGCCATCGGCAAGAACACCAAATCGTTTCTCATTGCCGTCGGATTGAAGCTCTCCGAGGTGTCGTGGGTCTATATGCTCACCGTGTTTGTCGTGGTCTACGCCACCACCAGGCTCGGCCTGTCCAAGCCGATGATGCTCAACGCGGTGCTTTATGCAGCGCTGCTGGAGCTGATCACCCTGCCGCTGTTCGGCTGGCTCTCGGACAAGATCGGACGCCGGCCGCTGTTCATTGTCGGCGCGCTGTTCACGATCGTGTTCGCATTCCCGCTGTTCTGGATGCTGGAAAGCAAGAGTGCGGCGGTTGTCTTCATCGCCATGATGCTCGCGATGAATTTTGGTCACGGCCTGATGTTCGCCTCGGAATCCGCCTACTTCCCTGAATTGTTCGGACCGCGCGTGCGCTACAGCGGTGCGACCTTCGGATTTCAGCTTTCCGCCGCGATCGGCGGCGGCTTTGCGCCGATCGTCGCGACCGCGATGGCCGGCTATATCGGCGGCACCACCGGTGTGTCGATCATGTTGGTCGTGCTCGGACTCATTACGCTCACAGCGGCACTGGCGGCGCGTGAGACCGTGGGCGGCTCGCTGACCGAATAG
- a CDS encoding DJ-1/PfpI family protein produces MLFGIFIYDGVEPIDLATFGVLSMARRIAPEIEICTIAPRAGPVALANGLKVNADFGIDEAPACDLVIVTGGPGWIVQAEAPGTLDYIRRVHGSGRIASVCTGGMILAASGILNDGPATTKREVVPPEKPPIEVMRASYPQIDVREAMLVDRGNGVVTGGGVSLCIDATLHLLSTMLGQHVADETARIMEYQRAWQANREGFAPVLI; encoded by the coding sequence ATGCTGTTCGGCATCTTCATCTACGATGGTGTTGAGCCGATCGATCTCGCGACCTTCGGCGTGCTGTCGATGGCGCGCCGCATCGCGCCGGAAATCGAGATCTGCACCATCGCGCCCCGTGCCGGACCTGTTGCGCTCGCCAACGGGCTGAAGGTGAATGCCGATTTCGGGATTGACGAGGCGCCCGCTTGCGATCTCGTCATCGTCACCGGTGGCCCCGGATGGATCGTGCAGGCGGAAGCGCCTGGCACGCTCGACTATATCAGGCGTGTTCACGGCTCGGGCCGCATCGCCTCGGTCTGTACCGGCGGCATGATCCTGGCGGCGAGCGGTATCCTGAATGATGGCCCCGCGACCACCAAGCGTGAGGTGGTGCCGCCGGAAAAGCCCCCGATCGAGGTCATGCGCGCCAGCTATCCGCAGATCGACGTGCGCGAGGCCATGCTGGTGGATCGAGGCAATGGGGTGGTGACCGGTGGCGGCGTTTCGCTCTGCATCGACGCCACGCTCCATCTTCTCAGTACGATGCTTGGCCAGCACGTCGCCGATGAAACCGCGCGGATCATGGAATATCAGCGCGCGTGGCAGGCCAATCGGGAAGGCTTCGCGCCGGTCCTGATCTAG
- a CDS encoding PLP-dependent aminotransferase family protein, whose product MADWTPDLATSDKPRYLAIADAIADDIGAGRLAVGDRLPPQRKLAKRLDVDFTTVARGYVEAQKRGLIESKVGQGTFVRNRPKPRRNQQPPAPRPVDLSMNLPPEPDDPDLIERMQAGVEYVSRDIVSLLRYQGLGGTQADKDAASSWLGRRALVPAQERIFVSPGAHPALLAILTILAKPGDAVLCEAITYPGIRSITAQLGLRLIGLPMDAEGIDVDALADACKKTKPKALYLNPTLQNPTTLTISDQRRRDIAAVARRFKLPIVEDDAYGFIPTHGHAPFAAIAPDLTWHVAGLAKCIGAGLRAAYVVVPDTRSTWPFAAALRAATVMASPFTVALVTRWIEDGTADTLLRFIRSETTARQKLVSEILPKGIYKSDPLSFNIWVELPSLWNRAAFVGHMRSTTIGVVASDAFTAAGPPPEAVRVCLGGPIGRPRLAAGLEYMAHALEEAPELASAFL is encoded by the coding sequence ATGGCCGACTGGACACCTGATCTCGCGACCAGCGACAAGCCCCGTTATCTCGCCATTGCCGATGCCATTGCAGACGATATCGGCGCAGGAAGATTGGCCGTCGGCGACCGGCTGCCGCCGCAGCGTAAACTCGCCAAGCGCCTCGATGTCGATTTCACGACGGTGGCGCGCGGATATGTCGAGGCGCAGAAACGCGGCCTGATCGAATCCAAGGTCGGACAAGGAACCTTCGTTCGCAACAGGCCGAAGCCGCGCCGGAACCAGCAGCCTCCTGCGCCGCGCCCGGTCGATCTTTCGATGAACCTGCCGCCTGAGCCCGACGATCCCGATCTGATCGAGCGCATGCAGGCTGGCGTCGAGTATGTGTCGCGCGATATCGTTTCGCTATTGCGCTACCAGGGCCTCGGCGGCACGCAAGCCGACAAGGATGCGGCCTCAAGCTGGCTCGGACGCCGCGCGCTGGTGCCTGCCCAGGAACGGATTTTTGTCTCGCCCGGCGCGCATCCGGCCCTGCTCGCGATCCTGACCATTCTTGCCAAGCCAGGCGATGCCGTTCTGTGCGAAGCCATCACCTATCCCGGCATTCGCTCGATCACGGCACAGCTCGGGCTGCGGCTGATCGGCTTGCCAATGGATGCCGAAGGCATCGATGTCGATGCACTCGCCGATGCCTGCAAAAAGACAAAACCCAAGGCGCTGTATCTCAATCCGACCTTGCAGAACCCGACGACGCTGACGATCAGCGATCAGCGGCGGCGCGATATCGCAGCCGTCGCGCGCCGCTTCAAGCTTCCGATCGTCGAGGATGATGCTTACGGATTCATCCCGACGCACGGCCATGCGCCCTTTGCCGCGATCGCGCCCGATCTGACCTGGCATGTCGCGGGCCTGGCGAAATGCATCGGCGCGGGACTTCGCGCGGCTTACGTCGTCGTTCCCGACACCCGCTCGACATGGCCGTTTGCGGCGGCGCTTCGCGCCGCGACCGTGATGGCCTCGCCGTTTACGGTCGCGCTGGTGACGCGATGGATCGAGGACGGAACGGCCGATACGCTATTGCGCTTCATCCGCAGCGAAACCACCGCGCGACAGAAGCTGGTTTCGGAGATATTGCCGAAGGGCATTTATAAGAGCGACCCGCTGAGCTTCAACATCTGGGTCGAGCTGCCAAGCTTGTGGAATCGCGCGGCCTTCGTCGGACATATGCGCTCGACCACGATCGGCGTCGTGGCCAGCGACGCATTTACGGCCGCCGGACCGCCGCCGGAAGCCGTGCGCGTTTGTCTTGGAGGTCCGATCGGCCGTCCGCGGCTGGCGGCCGGACTGGAATATATGGCGCACGCGCTGGAGGAAGCGCCGGAGCTGGCATCCGCGTTTCTCTAG
- a CDS encoding MSMEG_0572/Sll0783 family nitrogen starvation response protein, with protein MPAVTQPAHQKGDYLVDYEQKVFEDVKAKPGEKALVTFHTVAFEGSIGFVNMLQATRLMRKGFETSILLYGPGVTLGVQRGFPKLGDEAFPGHQNFNNTLVKFMAEGGKVYACRFALQALYGHGEPSLIPGIIPISPLDVLDLTLLHRNENAFMLHTWTL; from the coding sequence ATGCCAGCCGTCACACAGCCCGCGCACCAAAAGGGCGACTATCTCGTCGATTACGAACAGAAGGTTTTCGAAGACGTCAAAGCCAAGCCCGGCGAAAAGGCGCTCGTCACATTTCACACGGTCGCGTTCGAAGGCTCGATCGGTTTCGTCAACATGCTGCAAGCCACGCGCTTGATGCGCAAGGGCTTCGAGACGTCGATCCTGCTGTACGGCCCCGGCGTCACGCTCGGCGTGCAGCGCGGCTTTCCCAAACTCGGTGACGAAGCGTTTCCGGGTCACCAGAACTTCAACAACACGCTGGTGAAGTTCATGGCGGAAGGCGGCAAGGTCTATGCATGCCGTTTCGCGCTGCAGGCGCTGTACGGTCACGGCGAACCCTCGCTGATCCCCGGCATCATTCCGATCAGCCCGCTCGATGTGCTGGACCTCACGCTGCTCCATCGCAACGAAAACGCCTTCATGTTGCACACCTGGACACTCTGA
- a CDS encoding Nit6803 family nitrilase has protein sequence MAEKPKIRVAAVQIAPDLDTPTGTLDRVLAATAEAAAKGARLVVFPETFVPWYPYFSFIRPPMLSGAEHIHLYDNAVVVPGPVTEAVAAAARQHGIVVVLGVNERDHGTLYNAQLIFNADGTLVLKRRKITPTFHERMIWGQGDGAGLKVVDTAVGRIGALACWEHYNPLARYALMAQHEEIHVAQFPGSLVGQIFADQIEVTIRHHALESGCFVVNATGWLTEEQIAKISPEEGPRRGLRGGCMTAIISPEGNHIVPPLTSGEGILVADLDMALIVKRKRMMDSVGHYARPELLSLLWDDRATAPMRKSHPTPSFSTSGGPSDETDSTFRAAEADADRAADQRVAILRSSTR, from the coding sequence ATGGCCGAGAAACCGAAAATCAGGGTTGCCGCGGTGCAGATCGCGCCCGATCTCGATACGCCGACGGGGACGCTTGACCGCGTCCTCGCCGCGACCGCGGAAGCGGCGGCAAAAGGCGCACGTCTCGTCGTGTTCCCCGAGACGTTCGTGCCCTGGTATCCCTACTTCTCCTTTATCCGGCCGCCGATGCTCAGCGGTGCCGAGCATATTCACCTCTATGACAACGCGGTTGTCGTCCCCGGTCCGGTAACGGAAGCGGTGGCGGCGGCGGCACGCCAACATGGCATCGTGGTCGTGCTCGGCGTCAACGAGCGTGACCACGGCACGCTCTACAATGCCCAATTGATTTTCAACGCCGACGGCACGCTTGTTCTGAAGCGTCGCAAGATCACGCCAACCTTTCACGAGCGTATGATCTGGGGGCAGGGCGATGGCGCCGGCCTGAAGGTCGTGGACACCGCCGTGGGGCGGATCGGAGCGCTGGCCTGCTGGGAGCACTACAATCCGCTCGCCCGCTACGCGCTGATGGCGCAGCACGAGGAAATCCACGTCGCGCAGTTTCCGGGCTCGCTGGTCGGGCAAATCTTCGCCGATCAGATCGAGGTCACGATCCGTCATCATGCGCTGGAAAGCGGATGTTTCGTCGTCAATGCCACGGGCTGGTTGACCGAAGAGCAGATCGCAAAGATTTCACCCGAGGAAGGTCCACGCCGCGGCCTGCGCGGCGGCTGCATGACAGCGATCATCTCGCCGGAAGGCAATCACATCGTTCCGCCGCTCACGTCAGGCGAGGGCATTCTGGTTGCCGACCTCGACATGGCGCTGATCGTCAAACGCAAGCGGATGATGGATTCGGTCGGCCACTATGCGCGGCCTGAACTGCTGTCGCTGTTGTGGGACGACCGCGCCACCGCCCCGATGCGCAAATCACACCCGACACCGTCTTTCTCCACATCAGGAGGACCATCCGATGAAACCGATTCTACCTTCCGAGCAGCCGAGGCCGATGCCGACCGAGCAGCTGATCAACGAGTTGCAATCCTTCGGAGTTCGACTCGTTGA
- a CDS encoding MSMEG_0568 family radical SAM protein codes for MKPILPSEQPRPMPTEQLINELQSFGVRLVDPKAGGDSRRGGAGPSDHMPMTINGATVMIPVHNAPAFESPYVVDKPDGLGRSRVSRGGAVIGEVKFQLRPRFYERSTADGIPYSKIATLHGRDVLATTILQTCIRYQSRTKTCQFCAIGQSLAAGRTIERKTPEQLGEVAKAAVELDGVTHMVMTTGTPPGSDRGAKILCESAIGVKAAVDLPIQGQCEPPDDDIWFTHMRDAGIDSLGMHLEAVTESVRARIMPGKAQVSVERYFRAFEAAVPVFGRGQVSTYILAGLGDSKQEILAICERLVATGVYPFVVPFVPIAGTPLESHPTPPPSLMHDILAPLADMLVTGGMKSSDIKAGCGKCGACSALSTYEKRISA; via the coding sequence ATGAAACCGATTCTACCTTCCGAGCAGCCGAGGCCGATGCCGACCGAGCAGCTGATCAACGAGTTGCAATCCTTCGGAGTTCGACTCGTTGATCCCAAGGCTGGCGGCGACAGCCGCCGTGGCGGGGCCGGTCCCTCCGACCATATGCCGATGACGATCAACGGCGCGACCGTGATGATCCCGGTGCATAACGCGCCGGCGTTCGAAAGCCCCTATGTCGTCGATAAGCCGGACGGGCTCGGCCGCAGCCGGGTCAGCCGAGGCGGCGCCGTGATCGGCGAAGTAAAATTCCAGTTGCGGCCGCGTTTCTATGAGCGATCGACCGCTGACGGCATTCCGTATTCCAAGATCGCCACGCTGCACGGCCGCGACGTGCTGGCGACGACCATTTTACAGACTTGCATTCGCTACCAGAGCCGGACCAAGACCTGTCAGTTCTGTGCCATCGGCCAATCGCTCGCGGCCGGCCGCACCATCGAACGCAAGACGCCGGAGCAGCTCGGCGAAGTCGCAAAAGCCGCCGTCGAACTCGATGGCGTCACGCATATGGTGATGACCACCGGCACGCCGCCCGGCAGCGACCGCGGCGCGAAAATCCTGTGCGAGAGCGCGATCGGCGTCAAAGCCGCGGTCGATCTGCCGATCCAGGGCCAATGCGAACCGCCCGACGACGATATCTGGTTTACGCACATGCGCGACGCCGGCATCGACTCGCTCGGCATGCATCTGGAAGCCGTCACTGAAAGCGTCCGTGCCCGCATCATGCCCGGAAAGGCCCAGGTGTCGGTGGAACGGTATTTCAGGGCGTTCGAAGCCGCGGTGCCGGTGTTCGGACGTGGCCAGGTCTCCACCTACATTCTCGCCGGCCTTGGCGACAGCAAGCAAGAGATTCTTGCGATCTGCGAGCGCCTGGTTGCGACCGGCGTTTATCCGTTCGTGGTGCCGTTCGTGCCGATCGCAGGCACGCCGCTGGAAAGCCATCCAACGCCGCCGCCCTCTCTCATGCACGACATCTTGGCGCCGCTCGCCGACATGCTGGTCACAGGCGGAATGAAATCGAGCGACATCAAAGCCGGCTGCGGCAAATGCGGCGCGTGCTCGGCATTGTCGACTTACGAGAAAAGGATCAGCGCATGA
- a CDS encoding MSMEG_0567/Sll0786 family nitrogen starvation N-acetyltransferase, whose product MIFEPFKPFLASAYQIKFATEAWEKRGAAALRRQVFCSEQGLFDGDDRDAVDETAIPIAAISLFGVAADAVVGTVRIHRHPEDRGVWWGSRLAVSRQYRRLGAVGAGLIRLAVASAHARGCHTFLGNIQSQNVDLFRHMHWRSLKEVELYGKPHHMMQADLDFYPPFPEPEVGFLSLPKLAA is encoded by the coding sequence ATGATCTTCGAACCATTCAAGCCGTTTCTCGCCAGCGCCTACCAGATCAAATTTGCAACGGAGGCGTGGGAAAAGCGCGGCGCCGCGGCGCTGCGCCGTCAGGTGTTCTGCAGCGAACAGGGATTGTTCGATGGCGACGACCGCGACGCGGTCGATGAAACAGCGATCCCGATCGCGGCGATTTCGCTTTTTGGCGTCGCGGCGGATGCGGTGGTCGGCACGGTTCGTATTCACCGGCATCCCGAAGATCGCGGCGTCTGGTGGGGCTCGCGGCTTGCGGTATCCAGGCAATATCGCAGGCTGGGCGCGGTCGGCGCCGGACTGATCCGGCTGGCGGTTGCCTCGGCGCATGCGCGCGGCTGTCATACGTTTTTGGGCAACATTCAAAGCCAGAACGTCGATCTCTTCCGTCATATGCACTGGCGCAGCCTCAAGGAAGTCGAGCTGTACGGCAAGCCGCATCACATGATGCAGGCGGATCTGGATTTCTATCCGCCATTCCCCGAGCCCGAAGTCGGCTTCCTCTCGCTGCCGAAGCTGGCTGCGTGA
- a CDS encoding sll0787 family AIR synthase-like protein has product MTAPLAISTLAERLRRSSGIAAKSDIASVAKLLGLSGDDIIPVGDDCAAIPDGDGYLLFAIEGFMNEFVAGDPWFAGWCGAMVNISDIAAMGGRPIAVVNAIWADGEANAAPVLAGLKDAAKAYHVPVVGGHTNIRTDRGQLSVAILGRANRLLTSFDAEPGDALITAIDLRGRYREPFSNWEAATDAPHARLRGDLELLPAIAEAGLSCAAKDISQGGIVGTAAMLAECSGVAIDIDIGSIPKPAEVALERWLLTFPSFGYLLSVKPWNVAETIARFAGRGIAAATIGSISQGSRVSISDGAASETVWDFAQQPLIGTGKLARPAMEAVA; this is encoded by the coding sequence ATGACGGCCCCGCTCGCCATATCCACACTCGCCGAGCGGCTGCGCCGCAGCAGCGGCATCGCGGCCAAGAGCGATATTGCGTCGGTGGCCAAATTGCTCGGGCTGTCCGGCGACGACATTATTCCGGTCGGCGACGATTGCGCCGCGATACCTGACGGCGACGGCTATCTGCTGTTCGCGATCGAAGGTTTCATGAACGAATTCGTCGCCGGCGATCCCTGGTTCGCCGGCTGGTGCGGCGCGATGGTCAATATCTCCGACATCGCCGCGATGGGCGGACGGCCGATCGCGGTCGTCAACGCGATTTGGGCGGATGGTGAGGCCAATGCCGCACCGGTGCTGGCGGGATTGAAGGATGCGGCGAAGGCCTATCATGTTCCGGTGGTCGGCGGTCACACCAACATCCGGACCGACCGCGGCCAGCTCTCGGTCGCGATCCTCGGCCGCGCCAACAGACTATTGACCAGCTTCGACGCCGAACCGGGCGACGCGTTGATTACGGCGATCGATCTGCGCGGTCGCTACCGCGAGCCGTTCTCGAACTGGGAAGCCGCAACCGATGCGCCGCATGCGCGCCTGCGCGGCGACCTCGAGCTGCTGCCCGCGATCGCCGAAGCCGGGCTTTCATGCGCGGCCAAAGATATCAGTCAGGGTGGCATCGTCGGCACGGCCGCGATGCTGGCCGAATGCTCCGGCGTTGCCATCGATATCGATATCGGCTCGATCCCGAAACCGGCCGAGGTCGCGCTGGAGCGCTGGCTGCTGACCTTTCCAAGCTTCGGCTATCTGCTGTCGGTCAAGCCGTGGAATGTCGCTGAGACGATCGCGCGCTTTGCGGGGCGGGGCATTGCGGCGGCAACCATCGGTTCGATCTCGCAAGGCAGCCGCGTCAGCATCAGCGATGGCGCGGCGTCCGAGACGGTCTGGGATTTTGCGCAACAGCCGTTGATCGGCACCGGAAAGCTGGCTCGGCCAGCGATGGAGGCCGTCGCATGA
- a CDS encoding MSMEG_0565 family glycosyltransferase, translating into MTQGSRPLRIAILAHSTNPRGGVVHAIELADSLTRLGHEAVVHAPDPSGKGFFRAPLSPAVTVMASPAAKDVADMVRARIADYVRHFELPANRGFDVFHAQDAISGNALATLKRRGLIGRFARTVHHIDSFTDPRLSDWQVRSITEADELLVVSALWQEQIMSAFGRPSTAIGNGVDTERFGSSPRAIDQEVREKYGINGSQVLLAVGGIEVRKNSVRILEAFQQVLNIHRDAQLVIVGGASLLDHASYRRQFDVMLSDNDVLARAVRYLGPVPDADMPSLYRSADALVFPSVKEGFGLVVLEAMASGTPVVTSRMAPFTEYLHENDVVWCDPFSVASIANAIAIVLTEPLHSRLAQRGTLVARQHDWSNTTRAHLPVYERLVELQHA; encoded by the coding sequence ATGACCCAAGGCAGCCGGCCATTACGGATTGCCATCCTCGCGCATTCGACCAATCCGCGCGGCGGTGTGGTGCACGCCATCGAGCTTGCCGACAGCCTGACCCGGCTCGGCCATGAGGCGGTGGTGCACGCGCCCGATCCGAGCGGCAAGGGGTTTTTTCGCGCGCCCTTGTCGCCCGCGGTCACGGTCATGGCTTCGCCTGCGGCCAAAGATGTCGCCGACATGGTGCGCGCCCGTATCGCCGATTACGTCAGGCATTTTGAGCTGCCGGCCAACCGGGGCTTCGATGTGTTCCACGCGCAGGATGCCATTTCCGGCAATGCGCTGGCGACGCTGAAGCGGCGCGGATTGATCGGCAGATTTGCGCGTACGGTTCACCATATCGACAGCTTCACGGACCCGCGCCTCAGCGACTGGCAGGTGCGCTCGATTACCGAGGCCGACGAGTTGCTGGTCGTCAGTGCGCTCTGGCAGGAGCAGATCATGTCGGCCTTCGGCCGGCCTTCGACAGCAATCGGAAACGGTGTCGACACCGAGCGCTTCGGGAGCAGCCCGCGTGCGATCGATCAGGAGGTGCGGGAGAAATACGGGATCAATGGCAGCCAGGTGCTGCTCGCGGTCGGCGGTATCGAAGTGCGCAAGAACAGCGTCCGGATTCTCGAAGCGTTCCAGCAGGTGCTGAACATTCACCGCGACGCGCAGCTTGTCATTGTTGGCGGCGCCTCGCTGCTCGACCACGCGTCGTATCGCCGGCAGTTCGATGTGATGCTTTCGGACAATGATGTGCTCGCCCGCGCCGTTCGTTACCTCGGTCCGGTTCCGGATGCGGACATGCCGTCGCTCTATAGATCGGCGGATGCGCTGGTCTTTCCCTCGGTCAAGGAAGGTTTTGGACTGGTCGTACTGGAAGCGATGGCGAGCGGCACGCCCGTGGTCACGTCGCGGATGGCGCCGTTCACCGAATATCTTCACGAGAACGACGTGGTCTGGTGCGACCCGTTCAGCGTCGCCTCGATCGCAAATGCGATCGCAATCGTCCTGACCGAGCCGCTGCATTCGAGGCTGGCCCAGCGCGGCACGCTGGTGGCGCGCCAGCACGACTGGAGCAACACGACGCGCGCGCATCTGCCGGTCTATGAACGGCTCGTGGAGCTGCAGCATGCCTGA
- a CDS encoding MSMEG_0570 family nitrogen starvation response protein, whose product MPEMLFQIRWPDGATEQCYSPSLVIKDHLEVGTTYDVAEFMRRSRTALMIASDRVREKYGFACSRAMGQLAKLEASAQRFEASSNAGVTITSFHE is encoded by the coding sequence ATGCCTGAGATGCTGTTCCAGATTCGCTGGCCGGATGGTGCGACCGAGCAATGCTACTCGCCTTCGCTCGTCATCAAGGATCACCTGGAGGTCGGCACGACCTACGACGTCGCGGAATTCATGCGGCGCAGCCGAACCGCACTGATGATCGCAAGCGATCGGGTGCGGGAGAAATACGGTTTTGCCTGTTCGCGGGCGATGGGCCAACTCGCGAAGCTGGAAGCCAGCGCCCAACGGTTCGAGGCGTCGTCGAACGCAGGCGTGACCATCACATCCTTTCACGAATAA
- a CDS encoding MSMEG_0569 family flavin-dependent oxidoreductase — protein MTGSSIPSHASVVVIGGGQAGLAMSYQLKQSGIDHVILEKNQIAHSWKTQRWDAFCLVTPNWQCQLPGYPYQGSDPKGFMLRDEIVGYVEGYAKHISAPIREGVAVTRLKQDVGGGFALETSAGGITADAVVLAVSGYHVPNVPLMSARLDGPVTQLHSSAYRNPQSLPPGDVLVIGSGQSGCQIAEDLHLAGRKVHLAVGSAPRCPRVYRGRDAVEWLDDLGQYDLPVDQHNLKEKVRKNANHYLTGRDGGRDIDLRRFALEGMTLYGRLKDIQNGQLEFAGDLQNNLDNADRVYNGICGLIDNHIARNSIEAPASPHYEPVWQPTETIATLDPAKAGISTVIWTTGFRSDWSWVELPIFDGAGYPTHRRGVTSMDGVYVLGLPWLYTWGSGRFVGVGRDAEFVSKHIAASALPSKAAASAQPAFQPAENAA, from the coding sequence ATGACCGGATCGTCGATTCCTTCTCATGCGAGCGTCGTCGTAATCGGCGGCGGCCAGGCTGGCCTTGCCATGAGCTATCAGCTCAAGCAGAGCGGCATCGATCACGTCATCCTCGAAAAGAACCAGATCGCGCATTCATGGAAGACCCAGCGCTGGGACGCGTTCTGCCTGGTGACCCCGAACTGGCAATGCCAGCTCCCGGGATATCCCTATCAGGGCAGCGACCCCAAGGGATTCATGCTCCGTGATGAAATCGTCGGTTATGTCGAGGGCTATGCCAAACACATTTCGGCGCCGATCAGAGAAGGTGTCGCGGTGACGCGTTTGAAGCAGGATGTCGGCGGCGGCTTTGCTCTCGAGACCAGCGCGGGCGGGATCACGGCCGATGCGGTCGTGCTCGCGGTTAGCGGCTATCACGTTCCGAACGTGCCGCTGATGTCGGCTCGTCTCGACGGCCCGGTGACCCAACTGCATTCCTCAGCCTATCGCAATCCGCAAAGCTTGCCGCCGGGCGATGTGCTCGTGATCGGCAGTGGTCAGTCCGGCTGCCAGATTGCCGAGGATTTGCATCTGGCCGGCCGCAAAGTGCATCTGGCGGTCGGTAGCGCGCCACGCTGCCCGCGGGTTTATCGCGGCCGCGATGCCGTGGAATGGCTCGATGATCTCGGCCAGTACGATTTGCCGGTGGACCAGCATAATCTGAAGGAGAAGGTGCGCAAGAACGCCAACCACTATCTGACCGGGCGTGACGGCGGCCGGGATATCGACCTGCGCCGGTTCGCGCTCGAGGGCATGACGCTCTATGGGCGGCTCAAGGATATCCAGAACGGCCAGCTCGAGTTTGCCGGCGATCTTCAGAACAATCTCGACAATGCAGATCGCGTCTATAACGGCATATGCGGCCTGATCGACAACCATATCGCGCGCAACAGCATTGAGGCGCCGGCGTCGCCACACTACGAGCCGGTCTGGCAGCCCACCGAAACCATCGCCACGCTCGATCCGGCCAAAGCCGGAATCAGCACGGTGATCTGGACCACCGGCTTCCGGTCCGACTGGTCATGGGTCGAACTTCCGATCTTCGACGGTGCCGGCTATCCGACCCATCGGCGCGGTGTGACCTCGATGGACGGTGTCTATGTGCTGGGCCTGCCCTGGCTCTATACGTGGGGGTCGGGACGTTTCGTCGGCGTCGGACGGGATGCCGAGTTCGTCTCGAAACACATTGCTGCGAGTGCGCTTCCATCGAAGGCCGCGGCGTCCGCTCAACCGGCCTTTCAGCCCGCGGAAAACGCGGCGTGA